One Aegilops tauschii subsp. strangulata cultivar AL8/78 chromosome 7, Aet v6.0, whole genome shotgun sequence genomic window carries:
- the LOC109743964 gene encoding early nodulin-93 translates to MSTVTRAYLDQRLAAAKRCSREAAMAGAKAAAVATVAAAVPTLASVRMLPWARAHLNPTGQALIISTVAGMAYFIVADKTILSMARKHSFDDAPDHLKNTSFH, encoded by the exons ATGTCGACGGTGACCCGCGCCTACCTCGACCAGAGGCTCGCCGCCGCCAAGCGCTGCTCCAGAG AGGCCGCCATGGCCGGAGCCAAGGCCGCGGCCGTCGCCACCGTCGCTGCCGCAGTCCCCACA CTGGCGAGCGTGAGGATGCTGCCGTGGGCGAGGGCGCACCTGAACCCGACCGGGCAGGCCCTCATCATCTCCACCGTCGCCGGGATGgcctacttcatcgtcgccgacAAGACCATCCTCTCCATGGCCAGGAAGCACTCCTTCGACGACGCGCCGGACCACCTCAAGAACACCTCCTTCCACTAA
- the LOC109743962 gene encoding early nodulin-93, with translation MSTVTRAYLDQRLAAAKRCSKEATMAGAKAAAVATVAAAVPTLASVRMLPWARAHLNPTGQALIISTVAGMAYFIVADKTILSMARRHSFDDAPEHLKNTSFH, from the exons ATGTCTACGGTGACCCGCGCCTACCTCGACCAGAGGCTCGCCGCCGCCAAGCGCTGCTCCAAAG AGGCTACCATGGCGGGAGCCAAGGCCGCGGCCGTCGCCACCGTCGCTGCCGCAGTCCCCACA CTGGCGAGCGTGAGGATGCTGCCGTGGGCGAGGGCGCACCTCAACCCCACCGGGCAGGCGCTCATCATCTCCACGGTCGCCGGGATGgcctacttcatcgtcgccgacAAGACCATCCTCTCCATGGCCAGGAGGCACTCCTTCGACGACGCGCCAGAGCACCTCAAGAACACCTCCTTCCACTAA